The Littorina saxatilis isolate snail1 linkage group LG13, US_GU_Lsax_2.0, whole genome shotgun sequence genome contains a region encoding:
- the LOC138945509 gene encoding uncharacterized protein isoform X1, with protein MNVYVLLGLCAAVFGALYGTEISPCGSNKKVDADETRQFVLRCTEDASTAWTLYWSVTLLNRPGIQIAECSNWSQSPCPVNSSDYTVTRTQRDHSTLTVKRNHRSRIAGKVKCTVDWYQPSLGELDQVLMQLEDTCDVRVVHQASNVSNCRTEVDTSDWTVFGSCDVDKMYASDQNYGCQWIFTPGNAAKTNGLKSLSNFKENNKDYKRATCSFSGLPMPTTDGIHGYSFTINPGKGTVRGQSLEIRHPGDPTLDHCPQVITEGDDVKCACQPSASSPPALVTWSAGTDFNALLQLQNVSMALNGTSFTCTQYWGGYSRDFQKIMTYTLNVEVYLDLDNSTMTISGASAVIAEIIGGVVVIVVVVLIVVSICIWINRCDPVYARPRRRGQEEDSHVYSDVGSGQGDNEERPARGAQGIQNRTFEPETEQPAARHVTENRAPQDDQVHQYIELTESHTTVSDEDSYDLPDMPSQPPPTPPGRKCENTTCKELLASDGGGTGMQCENTIRKQKLTSDEGGAEMPCENTIRKQVTSTALNRSETTSPKRKRRDADGYEIPVQNNTAP; from the exons GCACCGAAATATCTCCATGCGGCAGCAACAAAAAGGTAGACGCCGATGAGACACGTCAGTTCGTCTTGCGCTGCACGGAAGATGCGAGTACCGCTTGGACGTTGTACTGGTCTGTCACTCTGTTGAATAGGCCTGGAATTCAAATTGCCGAGTGTTCCAACTGGTCACAGTCACCCTGCCCGGTAAACAGCAGTGACTACACTGTGACGAGGACACAGCGTGACCACAGCACTCTGACGGTCAAGCGAAACCACAGGTCCAGAATTGCAGGAAAAGTGAAGTGTACTGTTGACTGGTATCAACCGTCTCTGGGTGAACTCGATCAGGTTTTAATGCAGTTGGAAGATACATGTGACGTTCGCGTTGTGC ACCAGGCGAGCAATGTCAGCAACTGTCGTACTGAGGTGGACACCAGTGATTGGACAGTCTTCGGGTCATGTGACGTTGACAAGATGTACGCCTCAGACCAAAACTATGGCTGCCAATGGATTTTTACACCAGGG AATGCGGCAAAGACAAACGGACTTAAGTCACTATCAAACTTCAAGGAAAACAACAAGGATTACAAGCGAGCAACATGTTCATTCAGTGGTCTGCCAATGCCTACCACTGATGGCATCCATGGCTACAGTTTCACAATCAATCCAGGGAAGGGAACTGTTCGCGGACAGAGCCTTGAGATAC GGCACCCAGGAGACCCTACCCTTGACCACTGCCCACAGGTCATCACAGAGGGGGATGACGTGAAGTGTGCCTGTCAGCCTTCAGCTAGCAGTCCTCCAGCACTGGTCACGTGGTCTGCTGGAACCGATTTCAATGCTCTGTTACAACTACAGAATGTCAGCATGGCACTGAATGGCACCAGCTTCACCTGTACACAGTACTGGGGTGGATATTCACGTGATTTCCAGAAAATAATGACGTACACTTTGAACGTAGAAG tttATTTGGATTTGGACAACTCGACAATGACGATCAGTGGGGCGTCGGCCGTAATAGCAGAGATAATTGGAGgagtcgtcgtcatcgtcgtcgttgttctGATCGTCGTTTCCATTTGCATTTGGATCAACAGAT GTGATCCAGTGTACGCCAGGCCAAGACGAAGGGGCCAAGAGGAAGACTCTCACGTCTACTCCGATGTTGGCTCAGGGCAGGGGGATAACGAGGAACGTCCAG CGAGGGGCGCCCAAGGGATACAAAACAGAACCTTTGAACCGGAGACCGAGCAACCAGCAGCCAGACACGTGACTGAGAACAGAGCACCTCAGGATGACCAAGTCCACCAGTACATTGAGTTGACCGAGTCCCACACCACGGTGTCTGACGAGGACTCTTACGACCTACCAGACATGCCTTCGCAACCACCACCAACTCCGCCaggaagaaaatgcgaaaacaCCACCTGCAAGGAACTGCTGGCTTCGGACGGGGGCGGGACCGGCATGCAGTGCGAAAACACCATCCGTAAGCAAAAGCTGACTTCAGATGAGGGCGGGGCTGAAATGCCGTGTGAGAATACCATCCGGAAGCAAGTTACATCTACGGCTCTAAATCGTAGCGAAACCACCTCGCCCAAACGTAAACGCAGAGATGCAGATGGTTATGAAATACCTGTGCAGAACAACACTGCCCCTTAA
- the LOC138945509 gene encoding uncharacterized protein isoform X2, translating to MNVYVLLGLCAAVFGALYGTEISPCGSNKKVDADETRQFVLRCTEDASTAWTLYWSVTLLNRPGIQIAECSNWSQSPCPVNSSDYTVTRTQRDHSTLTVKRNHRSRIAGKVKCTVDWYQPSLGELDQVLMQLEDTCDVRVVHQASNVSNCRTEVDTSDWTVFGSCDVDKMYASDQNYGCQWIFTPGNAAKTNGLKSLSNFKENNKDYKRATCSFSGLPMPTTDGIHGYSFTINPGKGTVRGQSLEIRHPGDPTLDHCPQVITEGDDVKCACQPSASSPPALVTWSAGTDFNALLQLQNVSMALNGTSFTCTQYWGGYSRDFQKIMTYTLNVEVYLDLDNSTMTISGASAVIAEIIGGVVVIVVVVLIVVSICIWINRLYARPRRRGQEEDSHVYSDVGSGQGDNEERPARGAQGIQNRTFEPETEQPAARHVTENRAPQDDQVHQYIELTESHTTVSDEDSYDLPDMPSQPPPTPPGRKCENTTCKELLASDGGGTGMQCENTIRKQKLTSDEGGAEMPCENTIRKQVTSTALNRSETTSPKRKRRDADGYEIPVQNNTAP from the exons GCACCGAAATATCTCCATGCGGCAGCAACAAAAAGGTAGACGCCGATGAGACACGTCAGTTCGTCTTGCGCTGCACGGAAGATGCGAGTACCGCTTGGACGTTGTACTGGTCTGTCACTCTGTTGAATAGGCCTGGAATTCAAATTGCCGAGTGTTCCAACTGGTCACAGTCACCCTGCCCGGTAAACAGCAGTGACTACACTGTGACGAGGACACAGCGTGACCACAGCACTCTGACGGTCAAGCGAAACCACAGGTCCAGAATTGCAGGAAAAGTGAAGTGTACTGTTGACTGGTATCAACCGTCTCTGGGTGAACTCGATCAGGTTTTAATGCAGTTGGAAGATACATGTGACGTTCGCGTTGTGC ACCAGGCGAGCAATGTCAGCAACTGTCGTACTGAGGTGGACACCAGTGATTGGACAGTCTTCGGGTCATGTGACGTTGACAAGATGTACGCCTCAGACCAAAACTATGGCTGCCAATGGATTTTTACACCAGGG AATGCGGCAAAGACAAACGGACTTAAGTCACTATCAAACTTCAAGGAAAACAACAAGGATTACAAGCGAGCAACATGTTCATTCAGTGGTCTGCCAATGCCTACCACTGATGGCATCCATGGCTACAGTTTCACAATCAATCCAGGGAAGGGAACTGTTCGCGGACAGAGCCTTGAGATAC GGCACCCAGGAGACCCTACCCTTGACCACTGCCCACAGGTCATCACAGAGGGGGATGACGTGAAGTGTGCCTGTCAGCCTTCAGCTAGCAGTCCTCCAGCACTGGTCACGTGGTCTGCTGGAACCGATTTCAATGCTCTGTTACAACTACAGAATGTCAGCATGGCACTGAATGGCACCAGCTTCACCTGTACACAGTACTGGGGTGGATATTCACGTGATTTCCAGAAAATAATGACGTACACTTTGAACGTAGAAG tttATTTGGATTTGGACAACTCGACAATGACGATCAGTGGGGCGTCGGCCGTAATAGCAGAGATAATTGGAGgagtcgtcgtcatcgtcgtcgttgttctGATCGTCGTTTCCATTTGCATTTGGATCAACAGAT TGTACGCCAGGCCAAGACGAAGGGGCCAAGAGGAAGACTCTCACGTCTACTCCGATGTTGGCTCAGGGCAGGGGGATAACGAGGAACGTCCAG CGAGGGGCGCCCAAGGGATACAAAACAGAACCTTTGAACCGGAGACCGAGCAACCAGCAGCCAGACACGTGACTGAGAACAGAGCACCTCAGGATGACCAAGTCCACCAGTACATTGAGTTGACCGAGTCCCACACCACGGTGTCTGACGAGGACTCTTACGACCTACCAGACATGCCTTCGCAACCACCACCAACTCCGCCaggaagaaaatgcgaaaacaCCACCTGCAAGGAACTGCTGGCTTCGGACGGGGGCGGGACCGGCATGCAGTGCGAAAACACCATCCGTAAGCAAAAGCTGACTTCAGATGAGGGCGGGGCTGAAATGCCGTGTGAGAATACCATCCGGAAGCAAGTTACATCTACGGCTCTAAATCGTAGCGAAACCACCTCGCCCAAACGTAAACGCAGAGATGCAGATGGTTATGAAATACCTGTGCAGAACAACACTGCCCCTTAA
- the LOC138945509 gene encoding uncharacterized protein isoform X3 — protein MNVYVLLGLCAAVFGALYDQASNVSNCRTEVDTSDWTVFGSCDVDKMYASDQNYGCQWIFTPGNAAKTNGLKSLSNFKENNKDYKRATCSFSGLPMPTTDGIHGYSFTINPGKGTVRGQSLEIRHPGDPTLDHCPQVITEGDDVKCACQPSASSPPALVTWSAGTDFNALLQLQNVSMALNGTSFTCTQYWGGYSRDFQKIMTYTLNVEVYLDLDNSTMTISGASAVIAEIIGGVVVIVVVVLIVVSICIWINRCDPVYARPRRRGQEEDSHVYSDVGSGQGDNEERPARGAQGIQNRTFEPETEQPAARHVTENRAPQDDQVHQYIELTESHTTVSDEDSYDLPDMPSQPPPTPPGRKCENTTCKELLASDGGGTGMQCENTIRKQKLTSDEGGAEMPCENTIRKQVTSTALNRSETTSPKRKRRDADGYEIPVQNNTAP, from the exons ACCAGGCGAGCAATGTCAGCAACTGTCGTACTGAGGTGGACACCAGTGATTGGACAGTCTTCGGGTCATGTGACGTTGACAAGATGTACGCCTCAGACCAAAACTATGGCTGCCAATGGATTTTTACACCAGGG AATGCGGCAAAGACAAACGGACTTAAGTCACTATCAAACTTCAAGGAAAACAACAAGGATTACAAGCGAGCAACATGTTCATTCAGTGGTCTGCCAATGCCTACCACTGATGGCATCCATGGCTACAGTTTCACAATCAATCCAGGGAAGGGAACTGTTCGCGGACAGAGCCTTGAGATAC GGCACCCAGGAGACCCTACCCTTGACCACTGCCCACAGGTCATCACAGAGGGGGATGACGTGAAGTGTGCCTGTCAGCCTTCAGCTAGCAGTCCTCCAGCACTGGTCACGTGGTCTGCTGGAACCGATTTCAATGCTCTGTTACAACTACAGAATGTCAGCATGGCACTGAATGGCACCAGCTTCACCTGTACACAGTACTGGGGTGGATATTCACGTGATTTCCAGAAAATAATGACGTACACTTTGAACGTAGAAG tttATTTGGATTTGGACAACTCGACAATGACGATCAGTGGGGCGTCGGCCGTAATAGCAGAGATAATTGGAGgagtcgtcgtcatcgtcgtcgttgttctGATCGTCGTTTCCATTTGCATTTGGATCAACAGAT GTGATCCAGTGTACGCCAGGCCAAGACGAAGGGGCCAAGAGGAAGACTCTCACGTCTACTCCGATGTTGGCTCAGGGCAGGGGGATAACGAGGAACGTCCAG CGAGGGGCGCCCAAGGGATACAAAACAGAACCTTTGAACCGGAGACCGAGCAACCAGCAGCCAGACACGTGACTGAGAACAGAGCACCTCAGGATGACCAAGTCCACCAGTACATTGAGTTGACCGAGTCCCACACCACGGTGTCTGACGAGGACTCTTACGACCTACCAGACATGCCTTCGCAACCACCACCAACTCCGCCaggaagaaaatgcgaaaacaCCACCTGCAAGGAACTGCTGGCTTCGGACGGGGGCGGGACCGGCATGCAGTGCGAAAACACCATCCGTAAGCAAAAGCTGACTTCAGATGAGGGCGGGGCTGAAATGCCGTGTGAGAATACCATCCGGAAGCAAGTTACATCTACGGCTCTAAATCGTAGCGAAACCACCTCGCCCAAACGTAAACGCAGAGATGCAGATGGTTATGAAATACCTGTGCAGAACAACACTGCCCCTTAA